The DNA segment TGGCCGTCGCCCTGTCCCTTCTGGTACGGCCGCCGCACGATCTCGTGTCGGCCGCCGACCGGCTCGCCGTCGGCCTGTCCGCGGCGTTCCTCCTCGCGCCGGCCGGGCGCTTCGGGTACCTCGCCCTGCCGGTCGCCCTGGTCGTGTTCGCCCGGCTGTTGGGCGGCACCGGGCGCAAGGAGCCCGCGCACGGCCTCGTCGTACGGGACTCCCGGCCTGCGCGTCCCACCCCCGTCGCGGCCCCGGGGGGCACCCGGTGAGGGCCCGTCGTATCGCGGCGGTGGCGGCCACCCTGCGGTGGGGCGCCCACCGGTTCCCGTTCGTCGAGGACGAGGTGGCGGGTCTACGGGCGTTCGTACCGGCGGGATCGGTGTGCGTGGACGCGGGCGCGGAGTACGGGCTGTACACCTGGGTGCTGGCCGCCCTGGCCGGGCCGTCCGGCCGGGTGCACAGCGTCGAGCCGCTGCCCGGTCCCTACCGCCTGCTCCGCAGCACCGCGCGGCTCCTGGGCGCCCGCAACGTGACCGTGCACCGCGCCGCCCTCGGTGACTGGTGCGGGTCCGGAACGCTCAGCCTGCCGGTACGGCGAGGTCTGCCGGTGCACGGGCGGGCCTATCTCACCGCGGGCGCGGACGGGCCCGGCCCCAATACCGAGTTCCGCGACTCCCGCACCGTGCCGGCCCCGGTCCGGACCCTCGACCAGCTGGCCCAGGAGATCGCCCTGGAGCGGCTGACGTTCGTCAAGGCCGATGTCGAGGGCACTGAACTCGCCCTGCTGAAGGGAGGCTCGGCCACTCTGCTCCGCCACCGGCCCACGCTGCTGCTGGAGATCGAGCGGCGCCACCTGGCGAAGTACGGCGCGGATCCGGCCGATGTCCTCACCCACCTGCGGGACTTGGGTTACCGGGCCCACTGCTGGCGCCGTGGCCGCTGGGATCCCGTCACCCGCATCACCGACGACCGCCGCAACTACCTCTTCACCACCTGACCGTCCCCGTCCCGAAGGCAGCGACCGACCATGGGCACCACTCTCATCGTCACCAACGACTTCCCGCCTCGCCAAGGGGGCATCGAAACGTTCGTCCACGCCATGGCCACGCGCATACCCGGCAACGACGTGGTCGTCTACACGTCCAGTGAGCCGGGCGCCGCCGAGTACGACGCCACGTTGCCGTT comes from the Streptomyces sp. SUK 48 genome and includes:
- a CDS encoding FkbM family methyltransferase, whose amino-acid sequence is MRARRIAAVAATLRWGAHRFPFVEDEVAGLRAFVPAGSVCVDAGAEYGLYTWVLAALAGPSGRVHSVEPLPGPYRLLRSTARLLGARNVTVHRAALGDWCGSGTLSLPVRRGLPVHGRAYLTAGADGPGPNTEFRDSRTVPAPVRTLDQLAQEIALERLTFVKADVEGTELALLKGGSATLLRHRPTLLLEIERRHLAKYGADPADVLTHLRDLGYRAHCWRRGRWDPVTRITDDRRNYLFTT